The sequence GACCTGGACCTTCAGAAGTACCGTGGCGACCGGTTCAGCCATCGGATCGAGTACACGATTCCGAAGGACCTGCCGGACGGGCGGTACGATCTGGTCTTGGGCGGACTGAACGCGGCGATCCTCGCCGACCGGCAGAACTATCCGCACCTCTACGCCCCACAGTCAAGCCAGGGGTTGTTCCGGCTGGTCGAGCACGTCAGCCGGATACGCGGCGACTGCCTGTACATAGCCCTGAATAACCGCCGATCCGGCATGGGCATCAGCACGCACGCGCTGCCCGATCTGCCGGGCTCGAAGCTGGCACAGTTCGAGGCGGCCGATCCCGGCCTGGTCAAGCGCATCAACTCGTGGCAGGTCGTCACCTTCCCGGCGGATTTCTACATGAGCGGCGTTCAGAAGTTCGCCATCGACGTCTCACGCGAAAAAATCTAGTACCGCAGCTATAGCAGGAGCACAGACGATGAAGAATCTTGCCGTGGCGATGCTCGCCGTGTTGCTGGGCCTCTCGCAGGCCGCCGCCGTTTCCACGAGTTTTTTCGAGGACACCGAGGCGGCGGACTTCAAGAAAGGGCAGTACGAGGACGTCCTGATCAGCAACGCCGGGTATATCGCGCTCGGGCTGACCAGCGAGGTGCTGCTGGGCGACCGGGCGGACGTCAGCGCGGTCTACGCGATCGACCAGCTCAGCGATGGCGCGGTCGTGGCGGGCACCGGTCCGGACGGCAAGGTGTTCAAGCACGTGGACGGGGCGTGGCAGGAGCTCTTCAAGGCCGATCAGCCTTACGTGGTTTCGATGGCGGTTGGCGCTTCGGACAAGCTGTACGTGGGCACGGCGGGCGACCAGGGGTTGATCTATGAGATTGCGCCCGACGGCCAGAGCAAACGGATCTTCCAGCGGGAGGGAGTCAACTACATCTGGGCACTGCTGCTGGTGGATGGCGGCCGACTGCTGGCGGCGACGGGGCCCAACGGGCAGGTGTTCCAGATCGACGAGTCCGGGGCGAGCGAGGTTTTCTCGTGCGAGCAGAAGAACATCATCGCCATGACGGGCGGGCGCGAGGGCATGGTATACCTCGGGACGGACACGGACGGAATTCTGTACGTGCTTGAGCCGGATGGCGGAAAGTACCGCTCGCGGGCATTGTACGACGCGCAGGAAGACCAGATTTCGGCGTTGACCGCCGATCCGGACGGGATCGTCTATTTCGCGACGGCTTCGGGCAAGGCGGCGCCCGGCGAGGCGAGGGCGTTCCTGGAGCGGGCGCCCGGTTCGCCGGCCACGCAGCCGAGCGGCGCGTCGGGCTCGGGGGCGGAGAACTCGGGCAACGCGAACCAAACCACCATGGCGGCTCCGAGCCGTTCGGCCTCGTCATCACCGGCGATGGGGCGAGTGCCTTCGGGCAACGGGAAGCAGAACGCGGTGTACCGGCTGGACCGGCTGGGGTTTGTCAACGAGGTCTACCGCGACCAGCTTGATTTCAACGATCTGCTCTTCCACGACGGCGCGCTGTACGCGGGCACGTGGCCTGACGGCTGGGTGTTTGAGATTCTGCCGGAACGTGAAGAGGTCCGGACGGCGGCCAAGGCCGAGGCGAAATTCGTCTACGATCTGGCGCCGGGACGGAACGACGCGTTGTTGGTGGCGACCGGATCGCCCGGCGGCGTGATACGGCTGGGACCGGGTCTGGCCGGCACGGGCACGTTCACCAGCCAGGTCTTCGACGCCGAGCAGATCGCGGGATGGGGCAACATCTTTGGCGAGTTCGCGGACGCCTGCGCTCCGGATGTCTGTCCGCAGGTCCAGACCCGCAGCAGCGCCATTCAGGATGACGACGACCCGGCCTGGTCGGCTTGGTCGGAGCCGCGGAGCCTTTGCGAGCCGCAGCGGATCCTTTCGCCGAGCGGGCGGTTCATCCAATACAAGATCACGTTCGCTCCGAAGGGCGATGCGACGGCGAGGCTTTCAGCGGTGAAGATCGCATACCTGGTTCCCAATCAGCCGCCGCTGATCGAGAGTCTGCAGGTGCTGCGGCCTGGCGAGCGTCCGGGCGGCAACAAGATGAACAGTGTTCCGCCGCCGCCGCAGCCGCAGCCGAACGGACCGGCGCCGAAGCTGCGTCAGTACAAGCTGATGTGGAAGGCGAGCGACGCCAACGGCGACACCCTCACGTATGACCTGTACGCCCGTCTGGCCGGCGCGCCGTACTGGTTCCGGATCGACCAGGATCTTCAGCCGACGAACTACCAGTGGGATCCGACGGCGGCGCCGGACGGCGAGTACATCTTCAAGGTCGTCGCCTCGGACCGCCAGGACAATCCGCCGGACATGGCGATGGAAAGCGCGCGGGTTTCGGATCCGGTGCTGGTGGACAACACGGCGCCGCGGGTGGTGGGCCTGGAGACGGAGCGGCTTGAGACGGGCGATCTGCTGGTCAAGGCCAATCTGGTGGACGAGCTGTCGCTGATCGAGAAGGCCTACATCCGCATCAACGCGCAGGATGAGTGGCTCTACCTGGCCCCGGCGGACGGGATCTACGACAGCAGGAGCGAGTACGTGGAGACGATCGTGCCGGTTCCGGATGAGGGGCCGGTGCTGATCTCCATCAAGGTTGACGACGACAGCGGCAATACCGGATTTGGCCAGATGATCGTCCCGGAGGCGGTGCCGGTTCCGGCGCAAACGGCGGCGGAGGCCAGCGAGCAGACGTAGGCCGCGGTCCAGATCGGCGTGAACATCAAACATCGCGGCGAGAACTGCTCCGCCAAGGATATGAACCGTTTGCTTTGACGGTGGATCGCCGGCTGGCGATCAGTGCTTGGCGGTTCCGCCGCGTTCCTCGGGCTCGTGCCCTGTGTCGTATCCGTAGTCTTCGTCCATGCGGGTGGGGACGTAGTCCGGAGACTTGGACCTCTCCAATTCTTTTTCATAGGCGTCCAGGACCGCGTCCTGAATCCGCTGACGGCACTGGGGGTTGATCGGGTGCGCCACGTCGGCGTGAAGCTTGACGCGCCCGGTATCGTCCTTGGGAACGCGGGCGTCGGGCAGGCGGGTTCCGCACTCGTTGCAGAATTTGGCCCGCAGATGGTTCTTGGCGCCGCATCGCGGGCACTTGTCGGCGAGCTTGCGGGAGGGCATGGCCACGAAGGGGCCCGACGCACCGTCAATCACCTTGATGTCGCGAACCACGAACTCTCCGTCCAGCGTGACGGTGCAGAAAGCCTTGAGGCGTTCGGCCCTGATGTCCACCAGCTTGACCTTCACTTCGGTTACTTGCATCGTTGAGCCCTCGAGAAGTTCCTCTCCGTCACCATGGGTTGTTTCTGACCAACCAGGTGGCCAGATGCGGGTGTGAGCGATTGATCCGCCGCCTCAGTCGATCGGCCTGGTCGCGAGAGTCGAGGATCGCGAACATGGCCGTTCCCGATCCGGACAGCCGGACGGGCGTTTCCGACAGCGATTCAAGTTCCTCACGAAGCTTGCCCAAATCCTGATTGGCGCGAAAGGCCGCGGCCTCCAGATCGTTGCGGAAACGCTCCGCCGCTTCGGAGGCTCGTTGGCCCGGAAGCTCTCGCGCCAGATCGTCAGCCAGTCCCAAACAGCAGGGATCGCTCACCCGATGGTAACGGTATACCTGTTCTGTCGCCAACCGCTCGACCGGCTGGATGACCACGGCCCAGAAGTCCCAGCCGTCCAGCGGTTCCACCAACTCACCTCGACCCCGGCAGATCGCCATGGGGCCCAGGAGGAAGAATTTGACGTCCGAACCCAGCACCGCGGCGACTTCGCCGAGGCGCTCCGGGTTCAGGTGGAGATCCCAGAGCTCGTTGAGACCCACCAGGGCCGCGGCGGCGTCCGCACTGCCGCCTCCAAGCCCGGCCTGCATGGGAATGTGTTTTTCGAGATGAATCGCTACGGCCGGGCTGACCCTTCCGTACCAAGCCAGCAGCGAGGCGGCCCGGTAGATCAGGTTGCGGCTGTCGGTGGGTACGGCCGGGTCGTCGCAGGTAATCCGGATTCCCGGGTCCGACCGGCAGACGCGCAGCGTGTCAGACAGAGTGATGGTGGTCATCAGGCTTTCGAAGGCGTGATAGCCGTCGGGACGCAATGCGCCCACGGCCAGCGAGAGATTCAACTTGGCCGCGGCACGAACCAACAACTCGCCGTCGACTTGCCGAAGACGCGGTCTTAACGCCACACTGTTGTCCACGTCGCCCTGATGCACGGGGCACATAACGGACCTCGTCAACGAATCGATAGCCACACTGTTATTCCAGGCCTTTTCTCAATCCTCCCGAACGGTCATGTACAGCAGCGAGAGAAACTCCCCGCCGCACATCTCAACATGCGAATCCCCGAGAGGTCTGTCGAAGGTGAATATTCAAAAGAGGTCGCTTGATAACTGATTCTAACAAAAAGATAAGTAGTGTCAACTGGCCACTGGCATTAATTTCAGCGAAAAAACACCAGTAAATGTATTAATGCACGGACATTGCCGATCCGGCTAGGCATATGACAGATTCCTCAATCCATGTAGACCAACGGTCTATTTATTCGAGGGGTTGTCGTCGGTCTGCGGTTTGGGCAATCCCAGGGCGCGATGGTCACGGTTGGCCGCCATGCTGATCCAACTGCAGGTGTGCTTGAGGGCCACGTTCTTGGCGGGTATGAAACTCTGTGCCACCTTGCCCATGCCTCCGGCGTGGTGGGCCTGGCGGTAGATCTTGACCCAGGCGCAAGTGACGCCGGGCCGGACCTCGCATTCGTCGCCGACCTTGGAGCCGCCGCAGGGGCCGTTGGGCAGCTTCTTGGCGCAGGAGGCCTCGACGCAGACGTAGGCGGTCTCCGGAAGGGAGCAGGAGCCGCAACCCTGGCACTGGACCAGTGGGTACTTGCAGGCCCGCTCGAAGCGGTACATGGACCCGCGAAGCCACCGCCGACGGTCGGCACAGAGGCACAGCCGCTGCATCCGGCCGCCGTTGGTCATGCTGCCGCTGAAGAACACATCGTGGATCGCCTGCATGAAACGGTACTTGAGGGACGCGCCGGCCGGGGCGTCGACGGAAGTCTCTTCGCGGAGGTTGAGGCCGTTGCCGTCGGGTTTGAACCAGTAGAAGCCGTTGGCGGGCGCGGTGGCGACGGGTTGGCCTTCCGGCGTCTTCCAGAGCTCTTGCCACTGGGTCCAAAGCTGGTCGCCTGAGCGGGTGGCGGCCATTTCATCGGCGGCGTCGAGGACGGCTTTGATGTTGGCTGGGCTTTTGATCCCGCCGATGTGGACGCCGGCGTAGCCCCAGGTCCGGCAGAGGGCGACCTGGAGGGCGAGGATCCGGGTTCGTCGGCCCTTGCCCTTGTCCGGATCGGACGAGAGGCCTTTGAGGAACTCATGCATCGCCTCGGTGGCGACCACGCCAGGAAGCTCGTCCTGCAGGGCCAGCTTGGCCAGGACAGCGGTCGGCCAGTAGAGGGCCTGAACGATGGGGGCGCCGATGCCCTGGGTCTGGGCGAACAGGATCAACTCGTGGACCTTGCGCATGTCGAGGCCGACCTGGTTGTAGATCGCGTCGCAACCGCGGTCGAGCTTCTTCTGCATCTTGATGTACTGCATGGTCTGGGCGGCGACGGAGTACTTGAATGAACTGACGGCTCCGGCCACAAAGAGGTCCGGGCTGGTCTGCTTGGCGAAGTCAATCGCCTGGACAGAATCGGTGAAGCCGGCGGGAACGAGGATAATGGGGTCCTCGAGTTCGGAGCGAGGTTCGTCACCGGTGATCATCAGGGCGTTTTGCAGGCCGTGGTCGATCAGCCGCTGAAGCTGTTCCCGCAGGTTGTCCTGATTGCGGTTCTTGCCGGAGATGTGGACCAGGGGCATTTTGCCGCTGACGGCGGCGGCGCGGACGGCCAGATCGACGGTGTCGTGGGTGGTCAGCGATGGCACACGATCGGTCAGGGCCATGCCGGCGACGCGAGTGTCCTGGCCGACGAACTCAGCCAGTTTGGCCAGGTCGTCGGCGAAGGGTTCAGCGACGTCGGGGACGGTGTACTCGACGGTGATCGTGAAGGCACCCGACGTTCCCAAGCCCGGTTTGAGCAAGTTTTCCGCACCCATGACATACTCCTCAAGGCGCACAATATCCGCAAGGCCCGGAATACTTTCCGGGTCCACACAATCTTAGGATGGTTTCGGTCGACTGGATCCTCAGCGGATGGTCAGATTCTGTCGCTCCGACCGGCTTCGATATAGTTCATTCCCATCTGATCGAGCCCGAGGATGACCTCGGCGGCCATGACCAGGGGCAACGTTCCTTCGACGGTGGGATCGATGATGACCGAATCGAGACCCGCCCCGATGGCCAGGACCAGGTAGGCCTGGTTGACCCACTTGCGTTTGGGCAAGCCGTAGCTGGAGTTGCTCACGCCGCCGGTGATGTGAAGCTGGGGCCATTTCTGGCGCATCCACCGGATGGCCTGGAGGACGTCGAGGCCGGCGTTGGCCTCGGTATAGACGGCGAGGAAGCAGGGATCGACGTAGATTTCATCGATTTTCTTGCCGGCATCCTGGAGCTTGCCGATCAGTTCCTCGGCCCGCTGCTTGCGGTCGTCGAGGGAGGTCGGGACGCCGGCGTCGCTCATCAGCAGGGCGATGACCCCGCATTCGTGATCCTTGACGAGGGGCAGATACTGCTCGAGACGGTCCTTTTCGAGAGAGACCGAGTTGATGATGGGCTTCTGCTTGACGAGCTTGAGGCCTTCCTGAATGGCTTTGGGATTGGCGCTGTCGAGCACCACGGGAAGGTTGACGGTCTCCTGGACGATTTCGAGGAGCCAGCGGACGGTTTCGATTTCGCCGGTGGGATGTCCGCCGTTGATGTCGAGGTAGGCGGCGCCGGCTTGGGCTTGGATGCTGGCCAGGTCCGCGACGGCGTGGCGATCCCTGGCCTCGATGGCCGCTCCGACCTGTTTGCGCGTCGCGTT comes from Phycisphaerae bacterium and encodes:
- a CDS encoding zinc-ribbon domain-containing protein, whose amino-acid sequence is MQVTEVKVKLVDIRAERLKAFCTVTLDGEFVVRDIKVIDGASGPFVAMPSRKLADKCPRCGAKNHLRAKFCNECGTRLPDARVPKDDTGRVKLHADVAHPINPQCRQRIQDAVLDAYEKELERSKSPDYVPTRMDEDYGYDTGHEPEERGGTAKH
- the ispE gene encoding 4-(cytidine 5'-diphospho)-2-C-methyl-D-erythritol kinase — translated: MALRPRLRQVDGELLVRAAAKLNLSLAVGALRPDGYHAFESLMTTITLSDTLRVCRSDPGIRITCDDPAVPTDSRNLIYRAASLLAWYGRVSPAVAIHLEKHIPMQAGLGGGSADAAAALVGLNELWDLHLNPERLGEVAAVLGSDVKFFLLGPMAICRGRGELVEPLDGWDFWAVVIQPVERLATEQVYRYHRVSDPCCLGLADDLARELPGQRASEAAERFRNDLEAAAFRANQDLGKLREELESLSETPVRLSGSGTAMFAILDSRDQADRLRRRINRSHPHLATWLVRNNPW
- a CDS encoding dihydropteroate synthase, encoding MIIIGEKINATRKQVGAAIEARDRHAVADLASIQAQAGAAYLDINGGHPTGEIETVRWLLEIVQETVNLPVVLDSANPKAIQEGLKLVKQKPIINSVSLEKDRLEQYLPLVKDHECGVIALLMSDAGVPTSLDDRKQRAEELIGKLQDAGKKIDEIYVDPCFLAVYTEANAGLDVLQAIRWMRQKWPQLHITGGVSNSSYGLPKRKWVNQAYLVLAIGAGLDSVIIDPTVEGTLPLVMAAEVILGLDQMGMNYIEAGRSDRI